Genomic DNA from Gossypium hirsutum isolate 1008001.06 chromosome A01, Gossypium_hirsutum_v2.1, whole genome shotgun sequence:
tttgtttagtCCTCTTCTCAACAAAGTTGCACTGaagcattaaaaaaaaagtatgattAATTCCAACGGCTTTATTGATCGAGCTTTAGTTCAGTTGGCATTATTAATTACTATTAAGACAATTAGGAAAACGTGAATTCGAATGTACTTTAGTGTATTTCCCCTCTTATTTAAGAGCAAGGAAGAATTATAGATAAATTTAAGCtttgtgtaaaaaaaattcaacataagcttagacaaaaaaaattaggcTCGTTTAAAATATAGGTTGAGTTTGAGCTCCAATACTAAAGATTTGAGTCCAACCTAACTTATTTCGtacttttttatattgttttattttatttttatatattatgtagttTATGtcacataaaattaaatatataatattatgatgtaaacattaaaaaaatatgttgagttgtttatgtataaaattttaataaaaataaaaaacataaatttattaaatacttaaaaataatataagtgcTTTATAAATATGAGTAACTTTAGATAAATTTTGAGACATTTGTTTTTGGTCGCATCAACTTGAGAAAAATAAAGTATGATGATATAATACATAAGCTTGGCCCATGAAAAGATGTATACAAAACTATTACAAAccttagttaaataataattagggaattatctaaaaattaccataagtgattaaaatgtagaCTTGTTTATGGGTCAAGTTAGGTTTTGACAAAATTTCAGGCTCATTTGATAGGCTCAGGCTCAATTCATGCtgtccatattaaattttttatatttatatatatattaagatatataatatatcaaaaacactaaaaatgttaaaataaatatttccctacaaattgagaataaattaaaaaaaatctttatacttaaataacactaaaataagtacaacttaacaagcaaatgctctaaaatagtaggaaaataaatataaaataagagttatacaatatccaaacataacaacaaaatagtaacaacgtaatagtgaaatggtagcaaaacagtgaaaaataacaacaaaacaatGAGAAATAGCAAGAAAACaatagttttttttcctttttgcaaATTCGGGCCGAGTCCAAACAAAAAAAGCTTTACCTGAAGTCTAACTTGTTTTCTAAATAGGCCTTATTTTATCCAGACTCATTTTTCGgacatatatttttattcaaattctctCACTTTTCGAACGAACTGGGTGACCCGGCCCATGAACAGGTGTATGATTATTAGACTTTAATTTCacgtttatcaattttttttatacaagcaaataaatagaACTTCATAATACACccattttcttttgtaattttccCTCCCTTCTATGTTTCTCCTCTAAAGaaaacaaatcaaattaaaaaaaaaaccatgatttatttttctaattttccatctATGGAAGGCAATGAAAAAGCTTAGAAATGTCCCTAAATCTCTATCATCTCCTCAAATCATCTCCAAATAATTTTatccttaaaaccctaaaccaaaccAAACGGATTCCAACGTTGGGATCCCCtaaacaaaaacaacaacaacattcTGGTCGTGTTGTCCATCCATGGCGTGGCGACCTGCAGGTGTGAATAAAGCTTCAAACAAATCCCATGTTTCTCGCCACACAAAATCGTCGTCGTCATCATTaccattatcatcatcatcatcatcatcctgtTCTCCGACGCTTCAAATATTAGCTTTCGAGACAGCCAAATGTATGGTCCGTCTTGTCGCCCTTTACAAATCATTATCGGACGATCAATTCCATAGACTTCGTAATGGTATCATGAAATCCCCAGGCGTTGTCACTTTGAACCCCGATGACGAAACTTATCTCCTTAGCCTTGCATGTGAAGAGATGCTCGAGAATCTCGACCAAGCAGCCGCTATTGTCTCTCGTTTGGGAAAGAAATGTATCGATGTCGAACTCAATAGGTTTGACATCGCTTATCATAACATGAAACAAGGGATCATTGATGCAAGAACCCTCGATTTTAACACCGAACATGTTGTGAAAGCCATTGATCAAATGGAGAAATATGTATGTTCGACGTCTGTTTTATATGCATCTTTGGTAGGCGTCGATGAAATGGAGATATCGAAAAGAAAGAAATGGAGACGAAATAGTGGGTCCAAAATTGATTATTTCAACGAAGAAATATCTTCACGAAGAAAACAAGTTCTTCATTTCCGAAAGATTTCTCTTTGGAATCAAACATTCGATAAAATCGTTGCATTAATGGCACAAATTGTAGCAGTCATTTTCGTTAGAATATGTACCGTTTTCGAACCTTTTGTTTCAAGCCTTCCTTGTATCACCACCAAGAATCGAAATTTCAATAGGCTACATTATAATTCAAACCCAAAATCACCTAAAGGCGTAACTTTTCGTCTTTCATCCATCACaaaaatcgataaattcatcaccAAAATCAGATACATGGATGTAAAAACTGAAAAGAACCAAATGCTTGTCCAATCGGCACCGGAGAACACGGTGGGAGCGGCGGGGCTTGCTCTTCGTTACGCTAACGTAATAATCATGGCGGAAGCCTATTTTTATTCCTCGCAGATGATCACCAACGATGCTAGGGGGTACATGTTCGAGATGTTGCCGATGAATTTGAAGCAAATGTTGAGAGGTAAGCTTAAGAGCCATTGGCACAAAGATGCCGAAGCCCGTGAAGGGCAGCAAGGTGTAGCCGAAGGGTGGAAAGCAGCATTGGAAGAGATATTCGAGTGGTTGGCTCCGGTGGCGCACGATACAATGCAGTGGCAACAAGAGAGGAACTTAGAGCAACGAAACTTGGATGCGAAGCCGACGGTTTTGTTACTGCAAACATTACATTTCTCGGATTTGGAGAGAACGGAGACTGCCATTGTGGAGATTTTGGTAGGGTTGAGTTGTATATATAGATATGAGAATAGAGGAAAAAGAGGAGGCATTTGCTAGCATGATCGTTATTGGAAGATATGAAGGTATTTAAACAATGGAGCAACAGAGGATATAATCCAACTACTTGAGCTTGAACTCAAGTTTGATTAAGCTCGTTTATCGTTTTCATACTCATGCTCGAACTCCAACTCAACTCAATTAAGCCTGTAAGTACTCAAGTTTTAACTCTACTCCATAGTTAAATTCAGAgttaataacatatattaaggacaataatataattataatattttaaaaatgaaagacTTATGAGTTGTTCGAATCAAGTATTACTAAGTTCAATTTCGGCTCAACCAATAGCTCGAGTTACTCAAGTTTGAGCTTCAATCAATAATTATCAGATCGAGTTcaaatgtttttagtcaaactcgAGTAATTTGCAAGCACTAGTGTCTCATTTTCACTCAAGtaatttttttagtcaaaattagTAGGTTTTGTTTTTTATGTCATTTTAGCACAAAAATGCTATGTTTGATACGAGTTATTTTTCAGTGTGTTTTAGTATGAGTTAGCGGTAAactaattttaattgataatttagCCACTCACTCAAGTGACTTATTtttgaaaagagaagaaaattattttcttattttgaagAAGTCCTTTTTTTAGGAGTGTTTTACTCATCTTTTGGATTTCAAGTGCAAATTTGTACCAagtattctttattttatgtctGACTATTGTAAcacatatgtattaaataaatattttcccaTATTAATACACTAGTAACAAAACTaggcaaaaaataataatattattattacatattagtaagtttatgatttggtcactcaacttcaaaaagctacaaaatagtcactgaattattcaaaaaattttatttaaatcattggaCTGTTAAAATCGTTATTAAATAGCCTTATCCGTTCACATTGCATGTACCAATCAAAAACTCTCATTCCCTTCTTTTCTATAGTTCActttattttcatgaaataactttgaacATTACGAATCTATGAACTAAAATTtaaacaactttcttctttaATCTCCGACACTTACCATCAGATTGATTTTgatctaagatatgttcttctactcgttaATGGGTACAAACCCACAGTACCAATTATCGAATTGTCGCTTAAAACTCGCTaactgaatttttaaaaaaaataaacttaacaacctagtgacttaaataaaaactttcgaatagttcaatgaccattttgtaattttttgaagttgaatgatAAAAAGGTAAATTGTTGTTAAACCAAGTGGATGCATAAATCTCAGCTCATTGTGGGAAATTTGGACTAGCAAGTAGCAACCCCATGGCTCTTCTTTTAAGTTCCCACATGGCCCAAGGTGATGTTTTTCAGTAGTGGTTGTATGTACTATTTAATACTGAGAATACCATAAAACACAGCCAACAAGAGAAGCCATTTTAGATTCTTGTCATTTGTTTACCGCAAATGGTTCATTGCTTTAATGAACCGACAAGGCAACACTGTTGATTGTCAGTATTGGTAGTAGTTAAATAACTGTTACATCATTTTTAAATATGAAGCACATGATCATTTGTCTGAAAAAGCACACCATGAGTGCCCATGCATTGCTCCAACTATTTGCTTTCCAATATTTTATCTGtgaaaatttcaacttaatttaAAGCCAATTTATGGAAAGTTTCTTCTTATGATTTAGGGTTGCTCCAGCTAGTGATTAAACTAATTAATGAGAACaatgtttttaattttcaagGCACATCTTGAAGATAAGGTTGATCTCCCCTATCCCAAGCTCTTGGCAAGTATGATATTGTCAGTGATACTCCTTTCATCCACAAATGCAAATTCATACCTTGTTATGATATTAGGAAGATGAACTCGGGAGCTAGCTTCATTAGTCGAAAGAGAGTTCATTCGTACTCGAGATCAGAATTCGATTTACAAGTTAGGTAGTGTAGTTTGTGCATGTGTGGTTAGCATTTAAATATATGCAAGCCTTCCTTTTTGTTCCTACAAGACaatatgttgtgctttaattatttgttaaaggttgaattttattatattaatctttgtactttgtaaaagttgtttatttagtctctatattttaatttggtcatttttagtttttgtatttttcaatttttaaaatttcagtccttACCAAATGATAACGGTTAATTTTTgctattttccaaaattttatgcacaaacatatatatattatcatatgtgtaataccATGTCAGCTTATTACAAATTACTCACCAAAAATTTAGTTTATGGATTAACAACTATTATTTgcgtcaagactaaaatttcaaaattcaaaaattataagaatgtTAGAATGATTCAATTAGAGAATATGAGCTAAATATGCATAATACATGACTAATACTTGAATTTAACTAAACGAATTTAACTACTATTATTTGGATCAAAGTTAAAATTTCGAAATTCGAATATAGAgactaaaattgatgaaaaataaagtacaaaaattaaattcataactttcataaaatataaagactaatacaacaatttaatctttattaagccatcaaatctatatatatatatatatatataattttggctTTATTGTCCCATTCCTCACCTAAATTATAAAAGATATCTAGAGTATTATTAGTACCACTTATCCCATTAAAATGTAGGCTAAATTACCCTAATGTGACTAAactattactaaatttatattttaatcatttaattttaaaaagttacaaatgattaatgaattattcaaaaaattttgtttaagtCATTGGGGtgtaaagtattttttttttaaatctagccAATGAACTTCAAGCGGCAATTCGATGATCGGTGTAGTGCATCAATACCCATTGATGAGTAAAATTAcgtaccttagatccaagtcgatctgaCGGTTAATGTTAGAtatcgaaaaagaaagatgtttaaattttaattcacaGATATGTGACATTCAAagttgtttaataaaaaaaattgaactgtagataaaaaattaaataagagtTTTTAATTGGTGCATATAATACAagaaaaaatataacaataatttaataatacagagacttaaataaaaaaaattttggatatTTTCCTGTGTCTTGTAATTGAAAAGTAAGAAACAAAGTATGGTAGTGGTAATAATATCATTTGTCCTTTTAAGCCTTCAATTTTGAATAAAGAAATCTGTCTAACCTTAATCACATGTTGTCCTTTCAAATGACATTACGTTGAACTGTTGAAATAAAGACAACATCAAcaatgatgtttttttttcaacaattaaaaaaattcaaagaaagaaAACTCACAAATCAATTAATGGATTATCGTATGTTGGTATCTttattaaaaaaaccctaaattttcaaagttttgactaagaattatgattattttttagCTTGATTCTCAAAATTTAATTCTCTGTCTCAATCAATTGAGTAACTAGTAAGGGTGAAGACAGAAATTCAATATTGAgtcgaaataaaattttaaaaatttgaagagttaaaaagtaaaaattttgcttaaacaaggtttaaaatgaaaattttgtacCTAGAAGGGACTGAAATTGTTATTATTCCATTTAATAAGGGAGCAAAGGCTCTaacctttttgatttttttatgtacattttttttaaatgaatcgAGTTGAactttataataaaacaaatcaaaGTACAAACTAACCCATTGAAGATGGGTTTACGAGAGtgaataaacaaacataattgaaaacaataattaaaataataaacaaaatgaaattgaaaaaaaaaattaaaagtcaatcTAGATTTAACTGGTACCCACTGTCCAAAAGTAAACCATAGAAGCTTGTGTCGTTGCCAGATTCCTAAAAGGTAAATGCTCCCAAAAAACTGATCTTTTGCATTTCTTTGCCTTTCCTTCTATCAAAACGTTCCTCTTTCTGCTATCAATGTGGTTCTCTTGGTGTGACGAGCAAAGATCCCGCTCCAGTGTCATTCATCGTTCTTAAGTCAAAGCAACTTTCTTTCTCTGTTCTTAGACATTCTATTGCAAGGTTATTAGCGAAAATGTTTGCAGATCTAGGCACATAAGCAAacttttagggtaaattacactagtTACcgttattagtatttttttatcaatcaactatgaaaatttacaaaattatcattgaactattcaattttatcttttttatcacCAACGAACTAACATAAAAGTAAGAACACACAAAAATCTAATATAGTTGGATgatcaaaaaagacaaaattaaataattgagaaaatgttttgtaacttttcataattgaataataaaaaattttctgatAATTGACTTACTACTAATATAATttactcaaatttttatttaatttaaatttcttaaacaattaataataatatcaatattaaataatattacaaaaaCACGTAATAAAACTCgaaaacttataaatatatttacataaatctcaaatttagATATTCGAAACCCAATTTTTATATCCTAGTAAAGTAGTCATCAATTGTACTGGATGACCAAGTCCACTCCATAAATGTGTCTTGTTCTTCGACCTATGCACCATAAATGAAACCTATGCTTTTCTCGTCAACAGTTCAGACTTTTCGAGTCTGGTTTGGGATGGCATGGCATCGTCAAGTCCACTCCGTGTGGGCTGAAATCAGAAAAAGAATTTTAcgagtcaaaattaaattataatttttacaataaaaaatataattttattattttaataaattatataagaaTTATATGAAAAGAATATTTCATTTTAGGGAGGTCGGGACTCTTGTGAACCCCTAATTTCGCCACTGCACTCcactaatattaaataaataattttatttatgtttgtttattaaattaagtaataataataatattttgggaTTCATTTATTAATCGAGTTTAACATAGTAGAGtatgttaaattatttaatatttatttttataaaaatatttatattcattaaaaagttggtttatttttatttaaaagtcgtgacgtatcatttggtattcatgttaaatattcttttaacGTGGTACTtgattatcattttaaaattatttatttatgtgaacTTAACATtaataatcttaaaaataaataaataaatcttaacgtcgattgagtcttaacttgattggtaTGGATATTGTTGTCATTGTAAAAAGGCTTGAGTTTGAGTGTACTGAAatgtattatcctcttatttatgggttgaggacCCTGGATTGGGCCACTTAGCCTAGCTTGAAGGTTCGCCCAAAAAGTGAAAAAATTTAGGTAAAATATAAGACCAAAAAATAGCTTGTACAAAAAATTAAAGTGagatattttcttattaaattacactaagtatatatattattttttaaaaaattaatacaaatatattttattcGAGTTAAACTTGAACaatattttaaactcaattttCGGAACAGAAGAGCAActgttgaaaatgaaaatatctaAAATACTCAGGTATTCCACCGACCCTTTTCTGTCTCGACAAAAAGACCCCCAAAGAAAAATGCTCAAACTTCCTTCAAACCTCACACAACATTCCTTTAGATTTCACTCTCCATTTATCTTTAAAAAATGCCTTATTTCCTCCCGGTTTTGCTTACTCTCATCCCCCTTTTAATCTCTACTTCTTCTTCCCAACCCACTGCTACTGTCTTCTTCCCAGGTTTCAAATCCCCAAATCTCAGCACCAACTTAACACTAACAGGAAGTGCAGAGATTCAAGCCAATGGCATTCTAAAATTAACAAACGACACCGGTCGTTTACAGGGTCATGCCTTTTGTAGCTCACCATTTAGATTCAAAAACTCCAGCAATGGCCAAGCTTTCTCCTTTTCAACCACCTTTGCAATGGCCATAGTCCCTGAGTACCCAAAGCTCGGTGGCCATGGCTTGGCTTTCACAATCGCAGCTTCTAAAGACCTCAAAGCACTGCCTAGACAGTACTTAGGGATCCTCAATGCTACCAATGTGGGAAACTCGTCTGATTATCTCGTTGCGGTTGAGTTCGATACGGTTCAAGATTTTGAGTTCCAAGACATCAACGACAACCATGTTGGAATCGACATAAACAGCTTGAACTCAACTGCTTCGCTTCCTGCTGGTTATTACATCGATGGGGTTGGTTTGGTGAAGCAAAATGTTAGTCTCCAGAGTGGGGAAACGATTCTAGTTTGGATCGAGTATGACTCAGTTGAAAAACTTGTTAATGTAACGATTTCTTTGAGTTCTAAAAAACCGAGTTTGCCGATCTTGTCGCTTAAGGTAGATCTTTCACCTTTTCTCCAAGAGTTTATGTATGTTGGGTTCTCAGCTTCAACTGGTTTACTTGCTAGTTCCCATTATATTCTGGGTTGGAGCTTTAAAATCAATGGAGAAGCTCAAGCTCTTGATTTATCTTCATTACCTTCACTTCCCCGACCACCGGAAAAACATACAGCTTTAACAGTTGGTGTCTCGGTTTCATCTGTTGTTCTTGTAATAACAGCTTTATCCGTTGCTGTTTATATCTTTATGAAGATCAAGAATGCTGATGTGATTGAAGATTGGGAATTGGAAATTGGGCCACAAAGATATGATTACCATGAACTCAAAAGAGCAACCAATGGTTTTAGTGACAAAGCTTTACTTGGTCATGGTGGTTTTGGCAAAGTTTATAAAGGAAAGCTTAAGGATTCTAAGACCCAAGTTGCTGTCAAGAGAGTCTCTCACGAATCGAAACAAGGGTTACGCGAGTTCATGTCGGAGATCGCGAGTATTGGGAGACTTCGACATCGGAACTTGGTTCAATTATTGGGATGGTGTAGGAGAAGAGGTGACCTTCTTCTTGTTTATGATTACATGGCTAATGGTAGCTTAGATAAGTTCTTGTTTGATGACCCTAAAATAGTACTTAATTGGGAACAAAGATTGAATATTATAAAGGGTGTTGCTTCAGGGCTTctttatttacatgaagggtatGAACAAATTGTGGTTCATAGAGATGTTAAAGCTAGTAATGTGTTGTTAGATGATGAATTGAATGGAAAGTTAGGAGATTTCGGGTTGGCGAAACTGTATGAACACGGTTCGAATCCAGGGACAACTAGGGTTGTTGGAACATTAGGGTATCTAGCACCGGAGTTACCTAAGACAGGAAAGGCCACAACGAGCTCCGATGTTTATGCTTTGGGTGCTTTTTTGCTCGAGGTCGCATGCGGGCGGAGACCCATCGAGTCCAATGTATCACAAGAGGAACCAGTGTTGATTGATTGGGTTTGGGAGAAGTTTACACAAGGGAGGCTCTTCGATGTGGTAGACATTAGGCTTAATGACAAGTATAAAGAAGATGAAATGTTGTTGGTGCTTAAATTAGGCCTAATTTGCTCAAATGATGCGCCTATGGCACGACCTAACATGAGGCAAGCTGTGAGATATCTCGACGGAGAGGCTGAATTACCAGAAGTTTTGAAACCATCGAGGATATACGAGGGAGTTGGcgaagggtttgacacttttctGCATTCGTTCATGTCCTCAACATTTG
This window encodes:
- the LOC107940893 gene encoding L-type lectin-domain containing receptor kinase S.4; this translates as MPYFLPVLLTLIPLLISTSSSQPTATVFFPGFKSPNLSTNLTLTGSAEIQANGILKLTNDTGRLQGHAFCSSPFRFKNSSNGQAFSFSTTFAMAIVPEYPKLGGHGLAFTIAASKDLKALPRQYLGILNATNVGNSSDYLVAVEFDTVQDFEFQDINDNHVGIDINSLNSTASLPAGYYIDGVGLVKQNVSLQSGETILVWIEYDSVEKLVNVTISLSSKKPSLPILSLKVDLSPFLQEFMYVGFSASTGLLASSHYILGWSFKINGEAQALDLSSLPSLPRPPEKHTALTVGVSVSSVVLVITALSVAVYIFMKIKNADVIEDWELEIGPQRYDYHELKRATNGFSDKALLGHGGFGKVYKGKLKDSKTQVAVKRVSHESKQGLREFMSEIASIGRLRHRNLVQLLGWCRRRGDLLLVYDYMANGSLDKFLFDDPKIVLNWEQRLNIIKGVASGLLYLHEGYEQIVVHRDVKASNVLLDDELNGKLGDFGLAKLYEHGSNPGTTRVVGTLGYLAPELPKTGKATTSSDVYALGAFLLEVACGRRPIESNVSQEEPVLIDWVWEKFTQGRLFDVVDIRLNDKYKEDEMLLVLKLGLICSNDAPMARPNMRQAVRYLDGEAELPEVLKPSRIYEGVGEGFDTFLHSFMSSTFDNTSSYSFTDQNGNGRTSIVSL
- the LOC107960700 gene encoding protein PSK SIMULATOR 3, producing the protein MAWRPAGVNKASNKSHVSRHTKSSSSSLPLSSSSSSSCSPTLQILAFETAKCMVRLVALYKSLSDDQFHRLRNGIMKSPGVVTLNPDDETYLLSLACEEMLENLDQAAAIVSRLGKKCIDVELNRFDIAYHNMKQGIIDARTLDFNTEHVVKAIDQMEKYVCSTSVLYASLVGVDEMEISKRKKWRRNSGSKIDYFNEEISSRRKQVLHFRKISLWNQTFDKIVALMAQIVAVIFVRICTVFEPFVSSLPCITTKNRNFNRLHYNSNPKSPKGVTFRLSSITKIDKFITKIRYMDVKTEKNQMLVQSAPENTVGAAGLALRYANVIIMAEAYFYSSQMITNDARGYMFEMLPMNLKQMLRGKLKSHWHKDAEAREGQQGVAEGWKAALEEIFEWLAPVAHDTMQWQQERNLEQRNLDAKPTVLLLQTLHFSDLERTETAIVEILVGLSCIYRYENRGKRGGIC